The Oceaniferula marina sequence TCGTAATCTGCATTATTGGTAGTGGCGGATCCTTGCTTGATGCCGATTCCCTTCGTCCACGAAACTGGACCAACACCACCACCACCCTGAGCAACGCGGGCATCGATAGTATACCAACCGTCCGTTGCTGCAGTGAAGGTTCCTGTAGCGACGGCGTTCCAAGTATTGTTATTAATAACTTCTGTGCCATCAATCGTGACGGAACCACCATCATCAAAGTTCTTTGAAAATGACCAATCACCTGCAGTAAGATAGATCTGACCATGATAGGCATGCGTCGTGCTACCGGGAACAACGTCCCCCGAAGTATTATGCATCGTGGAATAATCATTCGTCGTAACATCTGTTGTCAAACTGCCACCAGTTAAAGTTTCACCACTGAGTGCGGTAAAATAGGAGCCCGAGTTATCAAATGCGAGCGTTCCTCCTTGCAAGCTTACCGCTGCGGTTCCCGTTGCATCAGTGTGTCCCAAAGTCAATGTTCCACCCGATGCAACTTCTACAGCTCCGGTAAAGTCAGCACTGGATCGGCGCAGTGTGACATCCGAGCCGTTATCAGCACGTAAGGTTCCAGAACCATCAAGTAGCCTTGTTGGCATGGATGTCCCTGCCGAGCTTACCCTACCGTAGTTATTAACGCCTGATAGGCTTAATGTTCCCTCATTAATCGTCAGTGTCCCTGTATGAGTATTGTTTCCAGCCAAGGTAAGAGTTCCTGTACCGGTTTTAGTCAATTTACCCGTTCCAGTTAATAGTCCCGAAAATGTTGTCGAGGTATTTAACGCTCCTACTGTCAATGTTTGACTACCAAGGTTCACGTTCCCACCATTGGCTCCGCCTCCAGATAAAGAACCCACCGAGAAATTATTTGATAAATTCAAAGCAACACCTGAAGTATCCGCCAAATTTAATGAAGCGGCAGAGGCATTGGATGTCCGAAAAACTCGCATCGATCCTGAGTCTACCTGAATGTTACCTGCGGTCACCGTAGTATTCGCTATAGTGAACTCATTACTCCCAGTTTTGGTCAAGGTGTGCCCATCCAAGTCCAAAGTTGTGGCTCCATATCCGTTCGTCAGCAATGCCCAGTTGCCGGTGCCACCGATGCTGGCGTCAGCAGCCAAGGTGATGTTCGATGTTTGCGCCAAGCCGTTGCCGATGTTTCCACCGGTATTAGTAATCGCTCCCGTTCCTCCCACTCCTGTTCCCGCAATCGTATATCCATAGGTTGCGTCTCCGACGCCATTCAAATCAACCGCACCTCCCGCATTGATCGTGACTTGGTCAACCGGACGACCTGCACGGTAAGAACCAAATGCCCTTCCTGAAGCGAATTTAACCGTCCCCTGATTGATGACTGTATCCCCGGTAAAAGTATTCTGAGAATTAATCGTCAGCATTCCGCTGCCGTCTTTCACTAGTCCGGTCTCACCCGTGATCACCCCGCCATTACTGGTCAAGGTGTAATCATTCGCCGAGTTATTGAAAGTCACCGCAGCCGGTGCCACGTCTCCGGTGATCTGCACGTTAAAATTACCGGACGCCGTATCGTCAAACGTCACGTAGTCACCATCAAAAAACTGGTTATCCGAGCTGCTCCAGTTGGTGTCTCCCGCAGGAGACCAGTTCGCGGAAGAGCCTCCGACCCACTTGTGATCTTCGATCCCAAGATCTAAAATCAACGTTTGGGCTGAGTCAGTGACATCAAAGGTTCGGTAATTTGCCTGATTCGCAATGGTAAAACTATCTGTCAATGTCCCTCCGTTGCTATCATTCAGTGTGCCACCATAACTCAACACATTCGTGGTTGAGCCAGCACTTGGAGCTTCTGACAGCACCAAAGTGGTCACACCATTCAACGTGACGTCTCCGGCAACGTCCAATTGACTGGATGCTGTGGGGTCCACCAGTAGTTGGGATCCGGTGGTCACACCTAAAGTCAAGCTTCCGCCAATGCTGCCATCACCGCCAATTCCAGCACCGTCAGCGACACTGACCGCCGTGTTCCCCAAGGAACCAGAAACAACCAAGGTCCCGGCACTCACCGCCGTTGCTCCAGTATAGGTATTGGCACCTGAAAACTCATATGTTCCCGTATTGGATTTCGTCACACCTCCGGTTCCTGTCAAATTGGCGCTTACCGTTTTTGCTCCTGTCGTATCCAAGGTCAGGGTTCCCGTAAGGTCGAGGTTAGAGCTTCCGATAATATTCTCTTTTTGAGTTACAGTATGACCATCACTGTTAAAACTGGAATTGGCGGTGATATTCCAGTCTTTGGTTGAGCCAAAATCTCCGGATGCTTGAAGAGTGCCACCGCCCATGTTGAACTCCGAAGAACTTTGACCGTAAATCCCCCTACCTTTCAAAATCAAGGTGCCGCCATTCAAGTTATACTGATCGGTTCCCGTTGTGTTTCCACTGGTATCGAGTCCGACACCCGAAGCTGAGACGGTTCCTCCTGTCTGGTTAAAAATTCCGGTACCATCCTTACCTAGCATCACCACTCCTGCAGTAATTGTGTTCGTAGCGTGAGGCGTTCCGGTTAAGGTCAGCGTCCCACCTTCCATATTATAAGTGGATGTCTCACCTGGCCAATGAGCCACACGCAGTTCATTGGTCACCGTGACATCACTTCCGTCCTGCTGGGTTACCGTAGCATCTTTGTAATAGGATTCACCCAACCAAAGATTTGCCACATTCAAAACAGCGCCATCCGCAAAGGTCACTTTCGCTCCATCGGTAACATCGCCGACCTGGACAGTACCTGTCGTTGTTAAACTACCATCATAGGTTGTACCAGTTGCTGACTCAAACCGCACCGTTCCACTTCCCGTAATCGTATTGGAATACGTTCCCGCAGTTCCATCATTAAAAAACTCAAGCGCGGTTCCGTTATTAATCGTTGCCGTCCCCATCGAACCCGCACCGGTGACCCGCAAGTTACCGCCCTGCAAGTTGATGTCTCCTGAAATATCATTGCTCGAATTGGTCAAGACCAATAAACCTCCGTCGGTCCGGTTCAAATCCCCAATCCCGGACAACTTGCCGTTCAAGGTCAGAGTTGTGCTGCCGTAGGTCCGAATCGTTCCTCCTGTGCTATCTACGATCACATCCCGGTCAAGTGACTTACTGGATGTAGTAGCCAACAAACCTCCATCGTTTTTCAAGGTGATGGTATTGGCAGCATTGCCAAAAGAAGAATCATCGATCCATGAGACGATGCCGCTAGTAATCTGCAGGCCCCCGCTGAAGGTATTCCCGTTTCCATTCCCATTGCCTAAAATAAACTCTGCCCCACTTCCACCACCACCAGCAGTCAAGTTACCGTGCGCATTTATAATCAAACCGCCTGTTCCT is a genomic window containing:
- a CDS encoding beta strand repeat-containing protein — encoded protein: MNTRKSVIRWSVFSLLGSAVAYAAPLYWDGTDTSADADGGDGTWDNVTLNWDDAAAGGNSVVWTDGEDAVFGGAAGTVTVSGVHQVNQITISAGYSFTGGVTDSLNVGGATIDSSALGTGGSTDVSMNTVLSGTGGLIINAHGNLTAGGGGSGAEFILGNGNGNGNTFSGGLQITSGIVSWIDDSSFGNAANTITLKNDGGLLATTSSKSLDRDVIVDSTGGTIRTYGSTTLTLNGKLSGIGDLNRTDGGLLVLTNSSNDISGDINLQGGNLRVTGAGSMGTATINNGTALEFFNDGTAGTYSNTITGSGTVRFESATGTTYDGSLTTTGTVQVGDVTDGAKVTFADGAVLNVANLWLGESYYKDATVTQQDGSDVTVTNELRVAHWPGETSTYNMEGGTLTLTGTPHATNTITAGVVMLGKDGTGIFNQTGGTVSASGVGLDTSGNTTGTDQYNLNGGTLILKGRGIYGQSSSEFNMGGGTLQASGDFGSTKDWNITANSSFNSDGHTVTQKENIIGSSNLDLTGTLTLDTTGAKTVSANLTGTGGVTKSNTGTYEFSGANTYTGATAVSAGTLVVSGSLGNTAVSVADGAGIGGDGSIGGSLTLGVTTGSQLLVDPTASSQLDVAGDVTLNGVTTLVLSEAPSAGSTTNVLSYGGTLNDSNGGTLTDSFTIANQANYRTFDVTDSAQTLILDLGIEDHKWVGGSSANWSPAGDTNWSSSDNQFFDGDYVTFDDTASGNFNVQITGDVAPAAVTFNNSANDYTLTSNGGVITGETGLVKDGSGMLTINSQNTFTGDTVINQGTVKFASGRAFGSYRAGRPVDQVTINAGGAVDLNGVGDATYGYTIAGTGVGGTGAITNTGGNIGNGLAQTSNITLAADASIGGTGNWALLTNGYGATTLDLDGHTLTKTGSNEFTIANTTVTAGNIQVDSGSMRVFRTSNASAASLNLADTSGVALNLSNNFSVGSLSGGGANGGNVNLGSQTLTVGALNTSTTFSGLLTGTGKLTKTGTGTLTLAGNNTHTGTLTINEGTLSLSGVNNYGRVSSAGTSMPTRLLDGSGTLRADNGSDVTLRRSSADFTGAVEVASGGTLTLGHTDATGTAAVSLQGGTLAFDNSGSYFTALSGETLTGGSLTTDVTTNDYSTMHNTSGDVVPGSTTHAYHGQIYLTAGDWSFSKNFDDGGSVTIDGTEVINNNTWNAVATGTFTAATDGWYTIDARVAQGGGGVGPVSWTKGIGIKQGSATTNNADYEAFGDGVLGTRLVTNNDVTFTQTINLTGTSTIDTSGMVGDTTTSGADGNGDGGDVILSGGLSGTGGFAKAGAGTLSLTSNSSYEGHTTVNGGMLKVSATLRNTSGITVNAGVTLETGATNMFVGGHGVAVADSRVITVNNGTWLMNSSMNSRIGNVTLNDGATWTSNRAVSGYDVLLANTSAGAATVTVSGSGASTMNGSGGIHLQGVQNFSVADTTGDAGADLNVSMVLANPGISGGAAGGINKTGAGTMELNSINSYTGKTTVAEGMLSLGVSGSIAHSVEIEVASGAQFDVSGLSTTFELQDGQTLGGAGQVLGPIELAQGSVLAPGSSAGTLTMNSSLMLGTGSFLDFELSGSDQTTGSNINDLVVGITDLTLDGTLNVTELVTNDFLNAQSGDRWVLMEYSGGLTDNGLDLGTLPTLTAGLDFELDITTGGQVALTVIPEPSTFTLFGLGAFALILRRKR